A window from Argopecten irradians isolate NY chromosome 3, Ai_NY, whole genome shotgun sequence encodes these proteins:
- the LOC138318746 gene encoding ensconsin-like has protein sequence MGCGPSHLPQEGGSTNTPRDKPIDNENKGLANGHPVAVKENNAKNKQSQKTTDTNANREDVITNNQPAFPKSISFAVGMDGDTKESLIAKHPPIKLKRLEPLNMPILTPELLKEKQRLADEKRDKELQRKVSASRKSSKRRRELMAAKDFELQQMQEQEQTKMQSAETLRLAKLNEIKEKQKMREERARRAREKAQRMKQAEQADLGILEVEKDDQYNADDVDSWLDGDNNNSREDRSAMGDRVYSGGRCSPQKHLQDTTNQRYHSASTVDSFDNAYNRKPPSASAPRQSQLQEETDDFFDS, from the exons ATGGGCTGTGGGCCATCCCACCTCCCCCAAGAGGGAGGGTCAACAAACACACCACGTGATAAACCTATTGACAATGAAAACAAAGGTTTAGCCAATGGTCATCCCGTAGCTGTGAAGGAAAATAAcgcaaaaaataaacaaagccAGAAAACTACAGACACAAACGCCAACCGAGAAGATGTCATCACAAACAACCAGCCAG CCTTCCCCAAGTCTATCAGTTTTGCAGTTGGGATGGATGGGGATACAAAAGAAAGCTTGATAGCCAAACATCCGCCTATTAAACTGAAG cGACTGGAACCGTTGAACATGCCAATACTTACACCAGAGCTTCTGAAAGAAAAGCAAAGACTTGCAGACGAAAAGCGTGATAAG GAACTTCAACGTAAAGTGAGTGCTTCGAGAAAATCCTCAAAGAGGCGACGAGAGTTGATGGCAGCTAAAGACTTCGAGTTACAACAGATGCAGGAGCAAGAGCAGACG AAAATGCAGTCAGCTGAAACCTTACGACTCGCTAAActaaatgaaattaaagaaaaacaaaaaatgcgAGAGGAGCGTGCTAGAAGAGCCAGAGAAAAG GCCCAACGCATGAAGCAAGCAGAACAAGCAGACCTAGGCATTCTGGAGGTAGAGAAAGATGACCAATACAATGCTGACGATG TCGATTCCTGGTTAGATGGGGACAACAACAATAGCAGAGAAGACCGGTCTGCGATGGGAGACAGGGTGTACTCGGGGGGACGTTGTAGTCCGCAGAAACATCTACAGGACACTACAAACCAACGCTATCACAGTGCCAGCACCGTCGATAGCTTCGACAATGCATACAACAGAAAGCCACCCAGCGCATCGGCTCCTCGACAGTCACAACTGCAAGAAGAAACGGACGACTTCTTCGATTCTTGA